The following coding sequences lie in one Silvanigrella aquatica genomic window:
- a CDS encoding ABC transporter permease subunit has product MTQFAKVQATRGALIRADVIVVFVVIVIGMGFANLYSIGSASYVEKTQIDSSLSSLPSYALLSLIRSLIALILSYIFAIIYGTLAANNKTLERFLIPLLDVLQSLPVVAFLPGFVLALISVFHSSRWGLEIACILTIFTGQVWNLAFAYYESQRTLQPEFNEVAKIYRLSKIQKFFFVDLPNGYRPLIYNGMMSMAGGWFFLTTCEAFTLGNKDFRLPGLGSYISETFATGNYLNFSVALVTLLIIIVGTDLFLWKPLIAWVTRFRDSDDGKAMVEESWFLSIIKQTSIPDIISNFFKRSILFLFPKAGIQETGATRKYLIDNIDKWGTIISPKNWFSDANVNKIKHSSLLSLIATFAIGGLVFTLLPKLPTFGQSLASLSNKDWFTLIHAVFFTGAKVFCVIIISTLWTVPVGLWLGLNPKLERFFQPIIQNLAAFPAPVLFPLLTLCFTFLKMPSFLNATLLMCVGSQWYILFNVIGGASRIPADLKFVTQIYKFSLWHRFSKLYFPAILPSLATGWITAAGGAWNASMVAEIVDYPGGSMHSFGIGAELATASAEGNYQKLIAAIICIVVTLVILNRTVWRTLHIYAERVKD; this is encoded by the coding sequence ATGACACAATTTGCAAAAGTGCAAGCAACCCGCGGTGCTTTAATTAGAGCCGATGTTATTGTCGTATTTGTTGTTATCGTAATAGGAATGGGGTTTGCTAATTTATATAGCATAGGTAGCGCGAGCTATGTTGAAAAAACACAAATTGATTCCTCACTATCTTCACTACCAAGTTATGCACTTTTATCTTTAATAAGAAGCCTTATTGCTCTCATTTTAAGCTATATCTTTGCTATTATTTATGGAACTCTGGCAGCAAATAATAAAACATTAGAACGCTTTTTAATTCCCCTCCTCGATGTTTTACAAAGTCTTCCCGTAGTTGCTTTTTTACCAGGCTTTGTGTTGGCATTGATTTCTGTTTTTCACAGCAGCCGCTGGGGATTAGAAATTGCTTGCATTTTAACCATTTTTACAGGGCAAGTTTGGAATTTGGCATTTGCCTATTATGAATCACAACGTACATTGCAGCCTGAATTTAATGAAGTTGCCAAAATATATCGTCTCTCTAAAATTCAAAAATTCTTTTTTGTTGACTTACCTAACGGATATCGCCCTTTAATTTACAATGGAATGATGTCAATGGCGGGAGGTTGGTTTTTTCTCACCACATGTGAAGCATTTACTTTAGGAAATAAAGATTTTCGTTTACCTGGTTTGGGAAGTTATATTTCAGAAACTTTTGCAACAGGAAATTATTTAAATTTTTCTGTCGCTCTTGTTACACTACTCATAATTATTGTGGGAACAGATCTCTTTTTATGGAAACCTCTCATAGCTTGGGTAACACGTTTTCGCGATAGTGATGATGGTAAAGCCATGGTTGAGGAAAGTTGGTTTTTAAGTATCATTAAACAAACAAGTATTCCTGATATCATATCTAATTTTTTTAAAAGAAGTATTTTATTTTTATTCCCTAAAGCAGGAATTCAAGAAACCGGTGCCACTCGTAAATATTTAATTGATAATATTGATAAATGGGGCACAATCATCAGTCCCAAAAATTGGTTTTCTGATGCCAATGTTAATAAAATTAAGCATTCTTCATTATTATCATTGATTGCCACTTTTGCCATTGGTGGCCTTGTATTTACTTTGTTACCTAAACTACCAACATTTGGTCAATCCTTAGCATCTTTATCAAATAAAGATTGGTTTACTCTCATTCATGCCGTTTTTTTCACAGGAGCTAAAGTTTTTTGTGTGATTATTATTAGCACACTTTGGACTGTCCCTGTAGGCTTATGGCTTGGTTTAAATCCAAAATTAGAGCGTTTTTTTCAACCCATTATACAAAATTTGGCAGCATTCCCTGCACCCGTTCTTTTTCCCCTACTCACATTATGTTTTACATTTTTAAAAATGCCCTCATTTTTAAATGCCACATTACTGATGTGCGTAGGAAGTCAATGGTACATTTTATTTAATGTCATCGGTGGGGCATCTCGCATTCCGGCTGATCTTAAATTTGTCACACAAATATATAAATTTTCTTTGTGGCATCGCTTCAGTAAATTATATTTTCCAGCTATTTTACCTTCACTTGCCACAGGCTGGATTACCGCCGCGGGTGGCGCGTGGAATGCCAGTATGGTAGCTGAAATTGTGGATTATCCAGGAGGTTCCATGCATTCTTTTGGCATTGGTGCCGAACTTGCCACAGCATCTGCAGAAGGAAATTACCAAAAACTTATAGCAGCGATCATCTGCATTGTTGTTACTTTAGTGATATTAAATAGAACCGTCTGGCGTACATTGCATATTTATGCTGAACGAGTTAAGGATTGA
- a CDS encoding succinylglutamate desuccinylase/aspartoacylase domain-containing protein, which translates to MIKKYLSDFEILEKQYPGCIPDSLNFNFSKHKGHIVFSGIIHGNETGSLPALLEIAKLLANKKINYGGKVTLLLGNKKACLKNIRFLEYDLNRSFGNKGPHENTLEGKRATEIKKLLLDADVFVDFHQTTKPSLEPFYIFSMHEKSYLWARAIGNSNIFVTRKIKKPYSPEGMCSDEFMRFLSKAGITLELGEQGIHKNAEIICLNAMKKALFIMDDIFLKRKELSKCARKNKDFTFLEIKHSEIFSTPDKSLIEDYQNLQKIKKNTPLGKNHNGKFFYAPFDGYILFPQYPKRNEKGFVLETLPTYIYTLAREIQKL; encoded by the coding sequence GTGATTAAAAAATATCTCTCTGATTTTGAAATCTTAGAAAAGCAATATCCAGGCTGTATTCCAGACAGTTTAAATTTTAATTTTAGCAAACATAAGGGGCATATTGTCTTTTCAGGAATCATCCATGGTAATGAAACAGGATCGCTCCCTGCTCTTCTTGAAATTGCGAAACTGCTTGCAAATAAAAAAATCAATTATGGTGGAAAAGTTACCTTATTACTGGGTAATAAAAAAGCCTGCTTAAAAAATATTCGATTTTTAGAATACGATTTGAACCGCAGCTTTGGAAATAAAGGTCCACATGAAAACACCTTAGAAGGCAAGCGCGCTACTGAAATAAAAAAGTTATTATTAGATGCCGATGTTTTTGTCGATTTTCACCAAACGACAAAGCCGAGTCTCGAACCCTTTTATATTTTTTCAATGCACGAAAAAAGTTACCTTTGGGCAAGAGCCATTGGGAACAGCAATATTTTTGTCACTCGAAAAATAAAAAAGCCGTACTCACCAGAAGGAATGTGTTCCGATGAATTTATGCGTTTTTTAAGCAAGGCAGGGATTACCCTAGAATTAGGAGAACAAGGAATTCATAAAAACGCAGAAATAATTTGTTTAAATGCTATGAAAAAAGCGCTTTTTATTATGGATGATATCTTCCTGAAAAGAAAAGAATTATCAAAATGTGCCCGTAAAAATAAAGATTTTACTTTTCTTGAAATTAAACATTCTGAAATATTTTCAACACCAGATAAATCATTAATTGAGGACTATCAAAATCTTCAAAAAATTAAAAAAAATACCCCACTAGGAAAAAATCACAATGGAAAATTTTTTTATGCGCCTTTTGACGGTTATATTCTGTTCCCACAATATCCAAAAAGAAATGAAAAAGGGTTTGTCTTAGAAACTCTACCAACTTATATCTATACCTTAGCACGCGAAATTCAAAAGCTATAA
- a CDS encoding lysophospholipid acyltransferase family protein, whose product MKILRIKIEFRGKRRILRNRTAVFIANHQSFFDLIIFGAIVPKNTLIIGKKSLIWFPLFGWVFYLAGNLYLNRKNHQKAMGTMKTVDVALQEGSSLWIFPEGTRSHGRGLKSFKKGGFYAALQNQVPLQPLVVSTFKNALDFSKWSPGRVVVEVLDAIPTHGHGMDDISDIMDKAYNVMKNRIAFLDKELK is encoded by the coding sequence ATGAAAATTTTGCGTATAAAAATTGAATTTAGAGGAAAACGTCGCATTTTAAGAAACAGAACAGCTGTTTTTATTGCAAATCATCAATCCTTCTTTGATTTAATTATTTTTGGTGCTATAGTCCCTAAAAATACTTTGATTATCGGGAAGAAATCTTTAATTTGGTTTCCTCTTTTTGGGTGGGTCTTCTATTTGGCAGGCAACCTGTATTTGAATCGAAAGAACCATCAAAAGGCTATGGGAACCATGAAAACTGTAGATGTCGCTTTACAAGAAGGATCCTCTCTCTGGATTTTTCCAGAAGGCACACGCAGTCATGGCAGGGGTTTAAAGAGCTTTAAAAAAGGTGGTTTTTATGCTGCTCTGCAAAATCAGGTTCCTCTGCAACCCCTCGTTGTATCTACATTTAAAAATGCTCTAGATTTTTCAAAATGGTCTCCCGGTCGTGTTGTAGTCGAGGTTTTAGATGCTATTCCGACCCATGGTCATGGAATGGATGACATTTCTGACATTATGGATAAGGCTTACAATGTGATGAAGAATAGAATTGCATTTTTGGATAAAGAATTAAAATGA
- the rpmB gene encoding 50S ribosomal protein L28 — MSRVCELSGKSGLVGNRVSHAKNRTKVRLLPNLQSKSIYAPGLGKFVKVRLSTSALRTVNKIGIEAYCAKNGIVIR, encoded by the coding sequence ATGTCACGTGTATGTGAACTTTCTGGTAAAAGCGGTCTTGTTGGCAACCGCGTATCCCATGCAAAAAATAGAACCAAAGTTCGCCTTCTTCCAAACCTACAATCCAAAAGCATTTACGCTCCTGGCCTAGGCAAATTTGTAAAAGTTCGTCTTAGCACAAGCGCACTACGTACTGTAAATAAAATCGGTATTGAAGCTTATTGCGCTAAAAATGGAATTGTAATTCGTTAA
- the lon gene encoding endopeptidase La, producing the protein MEDKKNNKLSKMNNENIEEQSDSLSEDTEQLPVVVDKKIRVIAKKPKENVNKAENEKQAPRILKIVPVKNIVLFPHNVLPFAAGKEWTTEAVDRAVRIGGKIGILAQKNSDAESPLPEDLYEIGTEAKILKIMRFPDGSGGAVVQGVRRFRILNYVNAEAEHLSAEVEFLENETLEQETRLEVVALGKAMKQLVQKAISLSPNIPSEANLFIENVQDAAYLADLIVPYLSMDFQVKQSLLETDDLELRLRQIHASLTKEIEVLEISNKINSDVKSEMGKQQRKYFLKEQLRLLQKELGEIDGKPQGSPASEPSDFHERIANSKMSDEVREIAVREVERMGMMMPGSPEYMVSHNYVTWLLDIPWQIFTENEINLKEAQSVLDKDHYGLAKVKKRILEFLAVCALKNALKGPILLFVGPPGVGKTSLGKSIAKALGRKFMRIALGGVRDESEIRGHRRTYIGSMPGKIADALKKSGSMNPVILLDEIDKLAADGRGDPASALLEVLDPEQNHTFTDHFLNVPLDLSKVFFIATANNLATIPSPLRDRMEIVDLSSYTLEEKEHIAFDHLLPQVIDDHGMSNLVDLKIQPETMRRIIQLYTREAGVRQLKRELAGIVRGLARECVEAGMKQQETESEQNQTDEIKVEIKPLIKEINIETVKKLIGNFPFNDKKRPEILPIGVATGLAWTPNGGDVLYIETAASSPGTGKFGLTGQLGDVMKESVQTAFAYIRSHAESCGVNAKSVGKKDLHVHFPEGAVKKDGPSAGVATFLGIVSQFTGKPIASDLAMTGEISLRGDVLPVGGIKEKLLAAHRYGIKQVLIPHENEHDLDEIPQEVLKEMRVVPVSNLNEVLKIAFGKSKKSAEKVLASKIASHKKSGRSLNARS; encoded by the coding sequence ATGGAAGACAAGAAAAATAATAAGTTATCTAAAATGAATAATGAGAACATAGAAGAGCAAAGCGACTCTCTTAGTGAGGATACTGAGCAGCTCCCTGTGGTAGTAGACAAAAAAATCCGTGTCATTGCAAAAAAGCCAAAAGAGAACGTTAATAAAGCAGAAAATGAAAAACAGGCTCCTCGCATTTTAAAGATAGTTCCTGTTAAAAATATTGTCCTTTTTCCTCATAACGTCTTGCCTTTTGCGGCAGGAAAAGAGTGGACCACGGAAGCTGTCGACAGAGCTGTCCGGATTGGTGGCAAAATTGGAATTTTGGCTCAAAAAAATTCTGATGCAGAATCGCCTCTACCCGAAGATCTCTATGAAATTGGGACAGAGGCAAAAATTTTAAAGATTATGCGTTTTCCCGATGGTTCTGGTGGAGCTGTTGTGCAAGGCGTGAGACGCTTTCGTATTTTAAATTACGTGAATGCAGAAGCAGAGCATCTTTCGGCAGAGGTGGAGTTTTTAGAAAATGAAACCTTAGAACAAGAAACGCGTTTGGAAGTGGTTGCTTTGGGTAAGGCGATGAAGCAACTTGTGCAAAAAGCAATTTCTTTGTCTCCTAATATTCCTTCAGAAGCGAATTTATTCATTGAAAATGTGCAAGATGCGGCTTATTTAGCAGATCTTATCGTCCCCTATTTGAGTATGGATTTTCAAGTAAAACAGTCTCTTCTTGAGACGGATGATCTGGAGTTGCGCTTGCGCCAAATACATGCAAGTCTTACCAAAGAAATTGAAGTGCTTGAAATTTCTAATAAAATTAACTCTGATGTCAAGTCTGAAATGGGCAAGCAGCAACGCAAGTACTTTTTAAAGGAACAGCTCCGGCTTCTCCAAAAAGAACTTGGTGAAATAGACGGAAAACCTCAGGGCAGTCCGGCCAGTGAACCTTCCGATTTCCATGAACGTATTGCAAATAGCAAAATGAGTGATGAGGTGAGAGAAATCGCCGTACGTGAAGTGGAGCGTATGGGCATGATGATGCCCGGTTCACCCGAATATATGGTAAGCCATAATTACGTTACATGGTTATTGGACATTCCGTGGCAAATATTTACAGAAAACGAAATCAACTTAAAAGAAGCGCAAAGTGTATTGGATAAAGATCACTACGGTCTTGCCAAAGTCAAAAAGAGAATCCTCGAGTTTCTTGCCGTTTGTGCCTTAAAAAACGCTTTAAAAGGTCCTATTTTATTATTTGTAGGCCCTCCTGGAGTGGGTAAGACGAGTTTGGGCAAATCTATTGCGAAAGCTTTAGGACGGAAGTTTATGCGCATTGCCTTAGGTGGGGTGCGTGATGAATCTGAAATACGTGGACATAGAAGAACTTACATCGGGAGTATGCCTGGTAAAATTGCCGATGCGCTTAAAAAATCAGGTTCTATGAATCCTGTCATCTTATTGGATGAAATTGACAAATTGGCTGCGGATGGCAGAGGAGACCCCGCCAGCGCTTTACTTGAAGTCCTTGATCCGGAACAAAATCATACCTTCACAGACCATTTTTTAAATGTGCCTCTTGATTTAAGTAAGGTCTTTTTCATTGCTACAGCGAATAACTTAGCTACAATTCCTTCTCCATTAAGAGATCGTATGGAAATAGTTGATTTGAGCAGCTATACCCTCGAGGAAAAAGAGCATATTGCTTTTGATCACTTGTTACCTCAAGTGATTGATGATCATGGCATGAGCAATTTGGTCGATTTAAAAATTCAACCAGAAACCATGCGTCGTATTATTCAGCTTTACACACGTGAGGCGGGTGTTCGTCAGTTGAAAAGAGAATTGGCTGGAATTGTCCGTGGACTTGCGCGGGAATGTGTGGAAGCGGGAATGAAGCAACAGGAAACAGAATCCGAGCAAAATCAAACTGATGAAATAAAAGTAGAAATAAAACCGTTAATAAAAGAAATTAACATTGAAACAGTTAAAAAACTCATTGGAAACTTTCCCTTTAACGATAAAAAACGTCCTGAAATTTTGCCTATTGGTGTTGCAACGGGATTGGCATGGACTCCCAATGGAGGAGATGTGCTTTATATAGAAACCGCAGCCAGTTCTCCTGGAACCGGAAAATTTGGTTTAACGGGACAATTGGGCGATGTCATGAAAGAGTCTGTCCAAACGGCCTTTGCTTATATTCGTTCTCATGCGGAATCTTGTGGCGTGAATGCGAAATCTGTGGGTAAAAAAGATTTACACGTTCACTTTCCTGAAGGGGCAGTTAAAAAAGATGGTCCTAGTGCAGGAGTTGCTACCTTTTTAGGAATTGTCAGTCAGTTTACGGGAAAACCTATTGCGTCCGATTTGGCTATGACGGGAGAAATTTCCTTACGTGGGGATGTGCTCCCCGTGGGTGGCATTAAAGAAAAGTTGTTAGCGGCTCATCGCTATGGAATTAAACAGGTTTTAATTCCTCATGAGAATGAGCACGATCTCGATGAAATACCTCAAGAAGTATTGAAAGAAATGCGCGTTGTTCCTGTATCAAACTTAAATGAAGTTCTTAAAATTGCCTTTGGCAAATCTAAAAAATCGGCGGAAAAAGTATTGGCAAGTAAAATTGCTTCTCATAAAAAATCAGGTCGCTCCCTGAATGCGAGGTCTTAG
- a CDS encoding cysteine desulfurase family protein: MRTIYLDHNATSPSTDAHLKELFTKLAGCLGNPSSPHAVGRSASVAITEARRSIAQALGVDVAEIIFVSGASEADNIGTVAVINHNDIPLNEQHAIISSIEHPAVDQPLEILNTYKNLNLTKISVNEQGFVTLIDVIKNITTQTTLISIMAANNEIGSIQPVKKLGDFLHYKRWGILLDGDEKEEFEKLSEHLNPNITVENLRKIHFHVDGVQSFGKLPSNQWLSMGADSCAISGHKLGALQGVGVLFLRRGRKFKPFVLGGAQEKNRRAGTENLPGIVSFGLVANKINQPEWFQNLEKVNDLRKTFYQKIVTLPHVEMNSPFENVIPNTINFSLTGKGFKGEDLLVELDMQGVCASSGSACSSGANLPSKVILALGKSAPLAKNAIRLSLAHETTEDEIKYTFNLLEKYLKR; this comes from the coding sequence GTGAGAACAATTTATCTCGATCATAACGCGACCAGCCCCTCTACGGACGCTCATTTAAAAGAACTTTTTACAAAGCTTGCAGGTTGCTTAGGAAATCCTTCAAGTCCCCATGCTGTGGGAAGGTCAGCTTCTGTTGCTATAACAGAAGCTCGTCGCTCTATCGCCCAAGCTTTAGGTGTAGATGTTGCCGAAATTATTTTTGTATCGGGGGCATCTGAAGCTGATAATATAGGGACAGTGGCTGTCATAAATCACAATGACATTCCATTGAATGAGCAACATGCGATTATTTCTTCTATTGAGCATCCTGCTGTTGATCAGCCCCTTGAAATTCTAAATACATATAAAAATTTAAATTTGACAAAAATTTCTGTGAACGAACAGGGCTTTGTTACCTTAATTGATGTTATTAAAAATATCACTACACAAACAACATTAATTTCTATAATGGCTGCAAATAATGAAATAGGTTCTATCCAACCTGTAAAAAAATTAGGTGATTTTTTGCATTATAAGCGCTGGGGGATTTTGTTGGATGGCGATGAAAAAGAAGAATTTGAAAAACTCAGTGAGCATTTAAATCCTAATATAACAGTTGAGAATTTACGCAAAATTCACTTTCATGTGGATGGTGTGCAGTCCTTTGGCAAACTGCCTTCAAATCAATGGCTATCAATGGGAGCGGATTCTTGCGCTATTTCTGGACATAAATTAGGAGCTCTTCAAGGAGTTGGGGTTTTATTTTTAAGACGAGGACGTAAGTTCAAACCCTTTGTTTTAGGTGGAGCTCAAGAAAAAAATAGAAGAGCGGGAACGGAAAATCTTCCAGGAATTGTCAGTTTTGGACTTGTTGCTAATAAAATAAATCAACCTGAATGGTTTCAAAATCTTGAAAAGGTAAATGATTTAAGAAAAACATTTTATCAAAAAATTGTTACTTTACCTCATGTTGAAATGAATTCTCCTTTTGAAAATGTCATTCCTAATACAATTAATTTTTCCTTAACCGGAAAAGGATTTAAGGGTGAAGATTTATTGGTTGAGTTGGATATGCAAGGGGTTTGTGCCAGTTCCGGATCGGCCTGCAGTAGTGGCGCTAATTTGCCTTCAAAAGTTATTTTAGCCTTAGGAAAATCGGCGCCATTAGCAAAAAATGCAATTCGTTTATCTTTAGCTCATGAAACAACGGAAGATGAAATAAAATATACTTTTAACTTATTAGAAAAATACTTAAAGCGTTAA
- a CDS encoding pyridoxal phosphate-dependent aminotransferase — protein MKALRTFFMEDWLESFRFQAKFNLGESGGRPKVVQELLSLSGVSKQNSTDTFLQMKLCDSPNRGRDDLRQLVANMHPGANIDNVLITTGTSEALFLLFRHLNPKKVALALPAFQLLYELPVSLGAKIIPLPIRYSEFGQPFIDEEEWLETIRNQQPDCIIINNPHNPSGLILSQEFISKVTKLSQDINCNLIGDEHYRFLSSDTETLGNTIYQNNENTFITGSFIKCFGTPGLRIGWCVGSQKALNAMQNEKNYTTHTVNPISEWISFEILKNQNSNLFQFVKKEWLENKNILTQFLNQSKTLYGCAPEGGLVTSLGFKNRNKSKDIQVLFNQLFQKEIFVLPLSSMEFGSFDFQNEEFYKNVKLSEINKGCGFRLGMGIEPQQFKKALDEIEKALTL, from the coding sequence ATGAAAGCCTTAAGAACTTTTTTCATGGAAGATTGGCTCGAATCATTCCGATTCCAAGCAAAATTTAATTTAGGTGAATCAGGGGGACGCCCCAAAGTTGTCCAGGAACTTCTTTCTCTTTCGGGAGTAAGCAAACAAAATTCCACTGATACCTTTTTGCAAATGAAATTATGCGACAGTCCCAACCGCGGTCGCGACGATCTGCGACAACTTGTTGCAAATATGCATCCAGGAGCCAATATTGACAATGTTCTCATCACAACAGGAACAAGTGAAGCTCTCTTTTTATTATTTAGACATTTAAATCCCAAAAAAGTAGCATTAGCTCTCCCTGCTTTTCAATTGTTATATGAACTGCCTGTTTCTTTAGGTGCTAAAATAATTCCCCTCCCTATTCGTTATTCAGAATTTGGACAGCCTTTTATCGATGAGGAAGAATGGCTTGAAACCATTCGCAATCAACAACCCGATTGTATTATTATTAATAATCCTCACAATCCTTCTGGTCTTATTTTATCTCAAGAATTTATCTCAAAAGTAACAAAATTATCTCAAGATATAAATTGTAACTTAATAGGTGATGAACATTATCGTTTTTTATCTTCTGACACCGAAACTCTGGGAAATACCATTTATCAAAATAATGAGAATACTTTTATCACCGGTTCTTTTATCAAATGTTTTGGGACTCCTGGTTTGCGTATTGGCTGGTGTGTAGGTTCGCAAAAGGCTTTAAATGCTATGCAAAATGAAAAAAATTATACCACTCATACTGTCAATCCCATTTCAGAGTGGATTTCATTTGAAATTTTAAAAAATCAAAACAGCAATTTATTTCAATTTGTTAAAAAAGAATGGCTTGAAAATAAAAATATATTAACGCAATTTTTAAATCAATCAAAGACACTTTATGGATGCGCTCCTGAAGGAGGTCTTGTCACTTCTCTCGGATTTAAAAACAGAAATAAGTCTAAGGACATTCAAGTATTATTTAATCAATTATTTCAAAAAGAAATTTTTGTTTTACCGTTATCAAGTATGGAATTTGGATCTTTTGATTTTCAAAATGAAGAATTTTATAAAAATGTTAAGTTATCTGAAATAAATAAAGGCTGCGGATTTCGCTTGGGAATGGGTATAGAACCGCAGCAATTTAAAAAAGCTTTGGACGAAATAGAAAAAGCTTTAACGCTTTAA
- a CDS encoding SCP2 sterol-binding domain-containing protein: MELVQENNSIFHPQLEEDKLWNIADSFRKLVCSELRNLASNELSSLRGDFLFKIDGDPRFIVMVDEQGSWSVCLSKDKEGSFNYLVDPECIWPVTKTQVINVIDGSARSTIYTDSNTLYKLLIGTLKAHIAFVTGKVTITGDLAAFLKMVSLLKQSGVKPKNEKRSQ; encoded by the coding sequence TTGGAATTAGTTCAAGAAAATAATTCAATTTTTCATCCTCAGTTAGAGGAAGATAAATTGTGGAATATTGCCGATTCATTTCGTAAATTGGTATGTTCTGAATTGAGAAATTTAGCCTCAAATGAATTGTCTTCGCTGCGTGGAGATTTTTTATTTAAAATTGATGGGGATCCCCGTTTTATAGTTATGGTTGATGAACAAGGCTCTTGGTCTGTTTGTCTCTCAAAAGATAAGGAAGGATCATTTAATTATTTAGTTGATCCAGAGTGTATATGGCCTGTAACAAAAACTCAAGTTATAAATGTAATAGATGGCTCGGCTCGTTCAACAATTTATACAGATTCAAATACATTATATAAATTATTAATAGGTACTTTAAAAGCTCACATTGCCTTTGTGACAGGTAAGGTTACAATTACAGGCGATTTAGCGGCTTTTTTGAAAATGGTATCGCTTTTAAAACAAAGTGGAGTCAAGCCTAAAAATGAAAAAAGATCTCAATGA
- a CDS encoding SDR family NAD(P)-dependent oxidoreductase, producing the protein MKKDLNENSKKNLTALITGASSGIGLDFAHLFAKDGYNLILVARSGDKLDHLAKELIEKYKIFCKPISCDLAKPGAAQELFRKTQSLDVHIDFLINNAGFGAMGMFYEIDTQIQTNIIQVNIAALTELTHIYLKPMLDKKFGRILNVASTAAFQPGPLMSVYYASKAYVLSFSAALENELKGTGVNVTTLCPGPTQSGFQSVAKIDAHSKIFNSPLVSDSASVARAGYKALFDAQSIIIPGVVNKIGVCSAKFVPRQFATRVTRWLQEKRS; encoded by the coding sequence ATGAAAAAAGATCTCAATGAAAATTCTAAAAAAAATTTAACAGCTCTTATCACAGGAGCTTCTAGTGGAATTGGACTTGATTTTGCGCATTTGTTTGCAAAAGATGGTTATAATTTAATATTAGTAGCAAGAAGTGGTGATAAATTAGATCATCTTGCAAAAGAACTCATTGAAAAATACAAAATTTTTTGTAAGCCTATTTCGTGCGATCTTGCAAAACCTGGTGCTGCGCAAGAACTTTTTCGAAAAACCCAATCACTGGATGTACATATTGATTTTTTAATTAACAATGCCGGATTCGGTGCTATGGGAATGTTTTATGAAATTGACACTCAAATTCAGACAAATATAATACAAGTTAATATTGCAGCTCTAACGGAACTTACTCATATTTATTTGAAACCTATGTTGGATAAAAAGTTTGGACGAATTTTAAACGTAGCTTCTACGGCAGCTTTTCAACCGGGCCCATTAATGAGTGTCTATTATGCTTCAAAAGCCTATGTTTTATCATTTAGCGCAGCGTTGGAAAATGAATTAAAAGGCACGGGAGTTAATGTCACAACTTTATGCCCGGGTCCCACCCAGTCAGGGTTTCAGTCGGTCGCTAAAATTGATGCGCATTCTAAAATTTTCAATTCGCCCTTGGTTTCCGATTCTGCTTCCGTGGCTCGTGCAGGGTATAAAGCTTTATTCGACGCTCAAAGCATTATTATTCCAGGTGTTGTGAATAAAATTGGAGTGTGTTCGGCGAAGTTTGTGCCGCGGCAATTTGCTACGCGCGTTACCCGTTGGTTGCAAGAAAAACGTTCATAG